CCTTGAGAGGGCTCTCATCCACCGCACGCCGATGGAGGCAGTCCGGATGGTCCGTCTGGTGGCCCCGCCCTTCCGATTTCACTGGGATGGCCATGCCGGGATTGCCTTGGTGTGCGGCCTGTCGACCTTCTTCTTCCGCGCATGTCGGCAGCGCTTTTCTGCAGGAGTTCGGGCAGTTCTTCATCGGGACACCAGGCAGACATGGCTGCGGGGTGGGGAGGGGGCTGGCATCCCTTAGGCGGTTCGAACGCTGAAGGAAGCTGTTGTCCCATCTCTTCCTCCTGTTTCGAAGTCATCTCCGTGGAGGTCAATCCATGTTCCGTCTTGGCAGGCTACATCCATTTCCTGCCGTGATTGATTCCATCGACCACAAGGTTATCCACTTGCTGTTGGAGGAGAAGGCAGGAGCAATGTTGCATCTGCAACGCCAGATGGAGGAGCTGCAACACAGCCTTCAGGCCTTTATTCCCGCCGATCCCTCTCCGATCGACGTTAAAGGCCCATCTCTCCAAGAGACCACCCAGCCCTATCCCATGGGCGGTGCGATTGCACATCATTTTGAGAACTGGATGCGCTGAGCAGAGACAGCAGGGCTCTGCCGCGACGCATCACGGCTTCCCTCAACAATCACGTACATCAGCGGCTCATCGTGCGCATGAAGGCAGAAGGCCGGAGCATCAGCAATCTGGCGGCTTCCCTCCTTCAGGCCCACCGGAGTCTCCCCATCTGCCCCATGAATCATGGACTATTCCCTGGGGCGCCTGCCCTTCAGCGCCCCCGCTTCAGATACCGCCGCACCTGCCCCGACCAGTCGCCCGGCAGATCACCCGGCCGCAGGGTCGTGCTGGCCATCGAGGCCAGCAGCGGCGTGCCCCCCAGCCGCAGGCTGTCGCCCAAGTGCAGCACCACCGCCAGGCCGATCAGCAGCCAGGCCACCAGGTGCAGGCTGTAGGCCAGGTGGTGCAGCTGGCCGTCCCGCAGCCAGTCCTCCTGCATCAGCTTGCCGGTGGCCACCGCCAGAGCCAGGGCGCCCAGAGCCATGGTGTTGGTGATGCGCTTCAGGCGCGGCCGGCCCAGGGTGAGGGCGTAGGCGGCGAAGACCAGGCCCAGGGGCAGCAGCAGAAAGCCCGCCTGGCCATGCAGGTCGATCCAGCTGCCGGGCGGGGTGAAGGGCAGCCGCCCCCAGCGGCCGTCGTAGCGGCTGTAGACGATCAGCCCGCTCAGCCAGGCGGCCAGCACCAGCAACGCCGTGACGCCATGGGTCAGCCGCAGCAGGGAGGGCTGGTAAGGGGGGCGCGCCATCGCGTCAGCCGGATCCGGCCCA
This Cyanobium sp. AMD-g DNA region includes the following protein-coding sequences:
- a CDS encoding cytochrome b/b6 domain-containing protein codes for the protein MARPPYQPSLLRLTHGVTALLVLAAWLSGLIVYSRYDGRWGRLPFTPPGSWIDLHGQAGFLLLPLGLVFAAYALTLGRPRLKRITNTMALGALALAVATGKLMQEDWLRDGQLHHLAYSLHLVAWLLIGLAVVLHLGDSLRLGGTPLLASMASTTLRPGDLPGDWSGQVRRYLKRGR